A genomic region of Zalophus californianus isolate mZalCal1 chromosome 11, mZalCal1.pri.v2, whole genome shotgun sequence contains the following coding sequences:
- the FADD gene encoding FAS-associated death domain protein, translated as MDPFLVLLHSVSIGLSNDELTELKFLCRGRVGKRKLEGMQSGLDLFNVLLEQNELDSEHTELLRELLVSLRRQDLLQRLDSFEAGAPGRAPPEERDLRAAFDIICDNVGKDWRRLARHLKVTDTKIDAIEEKYPRNLTEQVRESLRVWKSTKREDVTVSHLVRALRACQLNLVADLIVEDQQARGHENEGENAPGRGGGGSIAVSLTSCDSDGPAVGTPW; from the exons ATGGACCCGTTCCTGGTGCTGCTGCACTCGGTGTCGATCGGCCTGTCGAACGACGAGCTGACCGAGCTCAAGTTCCTGTGCCGGGGCCGCGTGGGCAAGAGGAAGCTGGAGGGCATGCAGAGCGGCCTCGACCTCTTCAACGTGCTGCTGGAGCAGAACGAGCTGGACTCCGAGCACACCGAGCTACTGCGCGAGCTGCTCGTCTCCCTGCGGCGCCAGGACCTGCTGCAGCGCCTGGACAGCTTCGAGGCGGGCGCGCCGGGCAGGGCCCCGCCGGAGGAGCGAG acCTGCGTGCCGCATTTGACATCATCTGTGATAATGTGGGGAAGGACTGGAGAAGACTGGCCCGGCACCTTAAAGTGACGGACACCAAGATCGATGCCATCGAGGAGAAGTATCCCCGAAATCTGACAGAGCAGGTGAGGGAGTCGCTGAGAGTCTGGAAGAGCACCAAGAGGGAGGACGTGACAGTGTCGCACCTGGTGAGGGCGCTCAGGGCCTGCCAGCTGAACCTGGTGGCCGACCTCATCGTGGAGGATCAGCAGGCCCGCGGCCACGAGAACGAGGGCGAGAACGCGCCCGGTAGAGGCGGTGGCGGCAGCATCGCCGTGTCCCTGACGTCCTGTGACTCAGATGGGCCCGCCGTGGGGACCCCCTGGTGA